A window from Thiomonas sp. FB-Cd encodes these proteins:
- a CDS encoding glycosyltransferase — protein sequence MTSSLAPSPTLSVVIPVYNEEAGLPALFARLYPALDALGERYEVIFVNDGSRDRSSAMLAAQQKLRPDVTRAILFNGNYGQHMAILAGFEHTRGDIVVTLDADLQNPPEEIAKLVAKMREGYDYVGTIRRQRQDSWFRRHASLAMNGLREKITHVQMTDQGCMLRAYGRDVVDTINRCSEVNTFVPALAYTFSLRPTEIEVMHEERAAGESKYSVFKLIRLNFDLVTGFSLMPLQFMSFLGIGLALASGALFLLLMVDRILFGSQVQGVFTLFAITFCLLGVLLFSIGLLGEYIGRIYEQVRGRPRYVVQAILDDTAGSQRAVAPEPASALTRDAAHQSIAHR from the coding sequence ATGACTAGCAGCCTTGCCCCCTCCCCGACACTCTCGGTCGTGATTCCCGTGTACAACGAGGAAGCCGGCCTGCCGGCGCTGTTTGCGCGCCTGTATCCGGCGCTTGACGCCCTTGGCGAGCGCTACGAGGTGATTTTCGTCAACGACGGTAGCCGAGACCGTTCCAGCGCGATGCTGGCGGCGCAGCAAAAGCTGCGCCCGGATGTCACACGTGCCATCCTGTTCAACGGCAATTATGGCCAGCACATGGCCATCCTGGCTGGCTTTGAGCACACGCGCGGCGATATCGTGGTGACGCTCGACGCCGATCTGCAAAATCCGCCCGAGGAGATTGCCAAGCTGGTGGCCAAGATGCGCGAAGGCTACGACTATGTTGGAACCATCCGGCGTCAGCGGCAGGACAGCTGGTTTCGGCGTCACGCCAGCCTCGCGATGAACGGGCTGCGCGAGAAAATCACGCACGTGCAGATGACTGACCAAGGCTGCATGCTGCGCGCCTATGGCCGCGATGTTGTGGACACCATCAATCGTTGCAGCGAGGTCAACACCTTTGTGCCCGCCCTGGCCTATACGTTTTCACTGCGGCCGACGGAAATCGAAGTGATGCACGAGGAGCGTGCCGCAGGCGAGTCCAAGTACTCAGTGTTCAAGCTCATCCGGCTGAACTTCGATCTCGTCACTGGCTTTTCGCTCATGCCCCTGCAGTTCATGTCCTTTCTGGGCATCGGCCTGGCTCTGGCCTCGGGTGCGCTGTTCCTGCTGTTGATGGTTGATCGCATCCTGTTCGGCTCACAGGTGCAGGGGGTGTTTACGCTCTTTGCCATTACCTTCTGCCTGCTGGGCGTGCTCTTGTTCAGCATTGGATTGCTTGGCGAATATATCGGGCGCATCTACGAACAGGTGCGCGGTCGCCCACGCTACGTCGTGCAGGCCATCTTGGACGACACGGCAGGCAGTCAGCGCGCTGTGGCTCCAGAGCCCGCCAGCGCGCTGACCCGCGACGCGGCGCATCAGTCCATCGCCCACCGCTAG
- a CDS encoding DegT/DnrJ/EryC1/StrS aminotransferase family protein: MNTTDFLPLTRPDIDEDTIAGVVEVLRSGWITTGPWNTKFEQSLSEYFGGRQVRTFNSGTVTMEVALRMLGVGPGDEVITTPLSWVATANVVLAVGATPVFVDIDPITRNIDTAGIEAAITPRTKVILPVHLAGLPCDLDAIFTLAQRHGLRVLEDAAQAIGSTWRTRRIGSFGDYSSFSFHPNKNATSIEGGCLVLPPDADPGLVERLRLQGVRRFGLDGMDVDVLGSKANLTDVAARVGFGQMQRVDGFNRRRTALAQAYFALLDAFGLPARGVQLPVRDFESSNWHMFQIVLPAEVQRAAVMQALKDRGIGTGVHYPPIHLFTMYRKLGFEPGQFPHAERVGTGILTLPLFPAMRDADIARVAEALSTVLREFGL; encoded by the coding sequence ATGAACACAACCGATTTTCTACCGCTCACTCGCCCCGATATCGACGAGGACACCATTGCAGGCGTTGTTGAGGTATTGCGCTCGGGCTGGATCACCACAGGGCCCTGGAACACCAAGTTTGAACAGTCACTATCGGAGTATTTCGGTGGGCGGCAGGTGCGCACCTTTAACTCCGGCACCGTCACGATGGAGGTGGCCCTACGCATGCTGGGGGTGGGACCGGGCGACGAGGTCATCACCACGCCGCTGTCCTGGGTGGCCACGGCCAATGTGGTGCTTGCGGTCGGCGCCACGCCGGTATTCGTTGACATCGACCCCATCACCCGCAACATTGACACCGCCGGCATCGAAGCGGCCATCACGCCCCGGACCAAGGTCATTCTTCCCGTGCATCTGGCGGGGCTGCCCTGCGATCTGGATGCCATCTTCACCCTTGCGCAGCGGCACGGTCTTCGCGTCCTGGAGGACGCTGCGCAGGCCATTGGAAGCACCTGGCGCACGAGACGCATCGGAAGCTTCGGCGATTATTCCTCGTTCAGTTTCCATCCGAACAAGAATGCAACCAGCATTGAAGGAGGCTGCCTCGTGCTTCCGCCGGATGCCGACCCTGGGCTGGTGGAGCGGCTGCGCCTGCAAGGGGTGCGCCGTTTCGGCTTGGATGGCATGGACGTGGACGTGCTGGGTTCCAAGGCAAACCTCACCGACGTGGCTGCGCGCGTGGGCTTTGGACAAATGCAACGGGTCGACGGTTTCAACCGCCGCCGCACCGCGCTGGCACAAGCGTATTTTGCGCTGCTCGACGCGTTCGGCCTGCCGGCACGTGGCGTACAACTGCCGGTGCGTGATTTCGAAAGCAGCAACTGGCATATGTTCCAGATCGTGTTGCCTGCAGAGGTGCAGCGCGCCGCGGTGATGCAAGCCCTCAAAGACCGCGGCATCGGCACTGGCGTGCACTACCCGCCCATCCATTTGTTCACCATGTACCGCAAGCTCGGTTTCGAGCCCGGCCAGTTCCCACATGCGGAGCGCGTGGGAACTGGCATCCTCACGCTTCCCCTCTTTCCGGCGATGCGCGATGCCGACATCGCCCGTGTTGCCGAAGCGCTGTCGACAGTGCTGCGAGAATTCGGCCTATGA
- a CDS encoding SMR family transporter, with product MSAVAFALVLTGVLLNAAAQLLIKAGAETAGRFSFTLSNIWHAGLHFALQWQILLGLVCYAVSVVVWILALTRVQVSMAYPMLSLGYVVTAFAAWWLFGEALTMQKLLGIAIIIVGVILVART from the coding sequence ATGAGCGCCGTCGCCTTTGCATTGGTGTTGACCGGCGTGCTGCTCAATGCCGCCGCGCAGTTGCTGATCAAGGCCGGAGCCGAGACCGCTGGACGGTTTTCCTTCACCCTGTCCAACATCTGGCACGCAGGACTGCACTTCGCCCTGCAATGGCAGATTCTCCTGGGATTGGTTTGCTATGCGGTGTCGGTGGTCGTGTGGATCTTGGCGCTCACGCGCGTTCAAGTATCCATGGCCTACCCCATGCTGTCGCTCGGCTACGTGGTCACGGCCTTTGCCGCTTGGTGGCTATTTGGCGAGGCACTCACCATGCAAAAGCTTCTCGGCATCGCCATCATCATCGTGGGCGTGATCCTTGTCGCCCGCACCTGA
- a CDS encoding formyltransferase, with the protein MRAVVFAYHNVGVRCLRTLLARGMQVDLVVTHPDDPAEAQWFDSVAAVAREHGILVEFVDQTIAPAVLERVKRLEPDYVFSFYFRRMLPVELLQAARVAALNMHGSLLPKYRGRAPVNWAVLHGEAETGATLHIMQAKPDAGDIVAQQAVPILPDDTAKDVFDKVTVAAEIALWGVLPQLQRGVVPRQRNDLAQGSYFGGRKPEDGCIDWHRHAQAIYNLIRAVAPPYPGAFFSVSGHRLIVARARLAQPEIAALLPAASTLGLHVAGGHALGKSGDGGIVHLLELWDANQPGIALNTRQISELAGHTP; encoded by the coding sequence ATGCGCGCTGTCGTTTTTGCTTACCACAACGTCGGTGTCCGCTGCCTGCGCACCCTCTTGGCACGCGGCATGCAGGTCGACCTCGTCGTCACCCATCCCGATGATCCGGCTGAGGCCCAGTGGTTCGACAGCGTCGCAGCCGTGGCGCGCGAGCATGGCATTTTGGTGGAGTTCGTGGACCAAACCATTGCGCCCGCAGTGCTGGAGCGCGTCAAGCGACTTGAGCCGGATTATGTCTTTTCCTTTTACTTCCGACGCATGCTGCCGGTTGAATTGCTGCAAGCGGCGCGGGTCGCTGCGCTGAACATGCACGGCTCGCTGCTGCCCAAGTACCGAGGCCGAGCCCCGGTGAACTGGGCGGTGCTCCACGGCGAAGCCGAAACCGGAGCCACGCTGCACATCATGCAGGCCAAGCCCGATGCGGGCGACATCGTGGCTCAGCAGGCTGTGCCGATCCTGCCCGATGACACGGCAAAGGACGTCTTCGACAAGGTGACGGTTGCCGCCGAAATTGCCCTATGGGGTGTGCTGCCCCAATTGCAACGCGGCGTGGTACCGCGCCAGCGCAACGATCTGGCCCAGGGCAGCTACTTCGGCGGACGCAAGCCTGAGGACGGATGCATCGACTGGCATCGGCACGCGCAAGCCATCTACAACCTCATCCGGGCAGTCGCCCCGCCCTACCCTGGTGCGTTTTTCAGCGTCTCTGGCCATCGCCTCATTGTCGCGCGCGCGCGCCTGGCGCAGCCAGAGATTGCCGCACTGCTGCCCGCAGCCAGCACGCTCGGGCTCCATGTGGCTGGCGGCCACGCCCTCGGCAAGAGCGGTGACGGCGGCATTGTCCATCTGCTTGAACTCTGGGACGCAAACCAGCCAGGCATCGCCTTGAACACCCGACAGATTTCGGAACTCGCAGGACACACCCCATGA
- a CDS encoding glycosyltransferase family 39 protein: MQRFRAASMPLSGATNGHHPAACAVIPDSPTQDPIPSPRALLALAALVAVLWFGVLGYRDLVPTDEGRYAEIPREMVQTGEWVTPRLDGFKYFEKPALQYWATAAAYEAFGLGEWQARLWTGLTGFLTIIFTWFAGRALFGARAGLYAGAILASCVYWVGLGHINTLDMGVSAFLAGSLFAFLLAQRTGATAAQTRWWMWACWAQMGLAMLSKGLIGVAFPGSTLILYTLLTRDWALWKRLQLLPGLLIFLAVAAPWYVWVQVRNPEFFNYFFIYQQFTRFLTPDLQRPGPWYYFIPILLLGILPWLGGLWPSLRYGVTHPFGTVRADRPVATQEPLRVNWVLLIWSVFIFAFFSASHSKLPSYILPVFPALALLMGGYFAHAPRSALRRQFAFFALLSAGAIVGFTQLWRAGNATTPSALYQQYGWWLEVTAALGLVSSVLAWNWEKAGRRAAAVLVLACGMVLGLTVATQAFQILGRTASTKDVVQAIRPWLHPGQPFYTVGTYDQTLPFYLKRTVTVVAYEGELHFGITEQPQLWVPTVADFAKRWRRDHRPLAFMPVDQLAAMRATGLPLVVIEKTSRYAVIAKPGEDYGAAAQAATTRLPAAWNAHSAGPMQREVTP, encoded by the coding sequence ATGCAACGTTTTCGCGCTGCTTCGATGCCTTTGTCCGGCGCCACGAACGGCCATCATCCAGCAGCCTGTGCCGTGATACCCGACTCCCCCACGCAAGATCCCATCCCCTCCCCCCGTGCGCTTCTCGCCTTGGCGGCGCTGGTTGCGGTGCTTTGGTTCGGGGTGCTCGGTTATCGCGACCTGGTCCCGACGGACGAAGGTCGTTATGCGGAGATTCCCCGCGAGATGGTGCAGACGGGTGAATGGGTCACGCCAAGGCTCGACGGATTCAAGTACTTCGAGAAACCCGCCCTGCAATACTGGGCCACTGCTGCTGCCTATGAGGCCTTCGGGCTGGGGGAGTGGCAGGCTCGGCTGTGGACGGGTTTGACCGGTTTTCTCACCATCATCTTCACGTGGTTCGCTGGCCGGGCGCTATTTGGTGCGCGCGCTGGACTGTATGCGGGTGCGATCCTGGCCAGCTGCGTGTACTGGGTGGGGTTGGGGCATATCAACACGCTCGACATGGGTGTGTCGGCCTTCCTGGCTGGAAGTCTGTTTGCCTTCTTGCTGGCCCAGCGCACCGGCGCCACAGCGGCACAGACGCGTTGGTGGATGTGGGCCTGCTGGGCGCAGATGGGCCTGGCCATGCTCTCCAAAGGACTGATCGGTGTAGCGTTTCCGGGCTCAACTCTGATCCTCTACACATTGCTCACCCGCGATTGGGCCTTATGGAAGCGACTGCAACTGCTGCCTGGATTGTTGATCTTCCTGGCGGTTGCTGCGCCTTGGTACGTCTGGGTCCAGGTGCGCAATCCCGAATTTTTCAACTATTTCTTTATCTACCAGCAGTTCACCCGATTTCTCACGCCCGATCTGCAACGGCCCGGCCCCTGGTATTACTTCATCCCCATTTTGCTGCTTGGAATCCTGCCTTGGCTGGGAGGGCTATGGCCGAGCTTGCGATATGGCGTGACGCACCCCTTTGGGACCGTACGCGCCGATCGCCCGGTTGCAACGCAGGAGCCTTTGCGCGTCAATTGGGTGCTGCTGATCTGGTCGGTTTTCATTTTTGCCTTCTTCAGCGCCTCGCACTCCAAGCTTCCGTCCTACATCCTTCCCGTCTTTCCCGCGCTGGCCCTGCTCATGGGTGGGTACTTCGCGCACGCGCCTCGAAGTGCACTACGGCGGCAGTTCGCCTTTTTCGCCTTGCTTTCGGCCGGTGCGATCGTCGGATTCACGCAGCTCTGGCGTGCGGGCAATGCCACCACGCCAAGCGCCCTTTACCAACAGTACGGCTGGTGGCTGGAGGTCACGGCCGCCCTGGGTCTGGTGTCGTCCGTGCTGGCTTGGAACTGGGAAAAGGCCGGGCGCCGAGCCGCCGCGGTGCTTGTTCTGGCGTGCGGCATGGTCTTGGGGCTTACCGTTGCAACGCAGGCTTTTCAGATCCTCGGACGCACCGCCTCGACCAAAGACGTGGTGCAGGCGATCCGCCCTTGGCTGCACCCTGGCCAGCCCTTCTACACCGTGGGTACGTACGACCAGACCCTGCCGTTCTATCTCAAGCGTACCGTCACCGTGGTGGCCTACGAGGGTGAGCTGCATTTCGGCATCACCGAACAGCCGCAGCTCTGGGTGCCGACCGTGGCCGATTTCGCGAAACGCTGGCGGCGCGATCATCGACCTCTGGCCTTCATGCCCGTCGACCAGCTCGCGGCGATGCGTGCGACAGGCCTGCCGCTGGTGGTCATCGAGAAGACGTCGCGCTACGCGGTGATCGCCAAACCCGGTGAGGACTACGGCGCAGCCGCGCAGGCGGCCACCACCCGGCTGCCTGCGGCGTGGAATGCGCACAGCGCCGGCCCGATGCAGCGCGAGGTCACGCCATGA
- a CDS encoding serine/threonine protein kinase, with protein sequence MTRDPSYADLTPDCVLNAIDSLGMRCDGRLLQLNSFENRVYQVGLEDGSQRIAKFYRPGRWSDAAILEEHAFTCELAEREIPAVPPLSLGGQTLHHREGHRFALFPRQGGRPPELEREDTLEWLGRFLGRIHAVGASCAYEARPALDIQSFGIEPRNFLAAGDWLPEELHPVWTSVADQALDGVRRAYQRAGDVRTLRLHGDCHPGNIQWTDDGPHFVDFDDSRTGPAVQDLWMLMSGDNVDMRRQLSALLRGYEVFCEFDDRELHLVEALRTLRLIHYSAWIARRWHDPAFPAAFPWFGSARYWQDRILELREQVALMQEPPLI encoded by the coding sequence ATGACCCGCGACCCCTCTTATGCCGACCTGACACCCGACTGCGTACTCAACGCGATCGACAGCCTCGGAATGCGTTGCGATGGCAGGCTGCTGCAGTTGAACAGTTTCGAGAACCGCGTCTACCAAGTCGGGCTCGAGGACGGCAGCCAACGCATCGCCAAGTTCTATCGGCCAGGCCGTTGGAGCGATGCGGCCATCCTCGAAGAGCACGCATTCACCTGTGAGCTCGCTGAGCGGGAGATTCCCGCCGTACCACCGCTGTCGCTCGGCGGCCAAACGCTTCATCATCGCGAAGGCCATCGCTTCGCGCTGTTCCCAAGGCAGGGCGGCAGACCCCCTGAGCTCGAGCGAGAGGACACACTCGAATGGCTGGGGCGTTTCCTCGGCCGCATCCATGCGGTCGGTGCAAGCTGCGCGTACGAGGCACGCCCCGCTCTCGACATCCAGAGCTTCGGCATCGAACCGCGCAATTTCCTCGCTGCCGGCGATTGGCTGCCCGAGGAATTGCACCCAGTCTGGACGAGCGTCGCCGACCAGGCGCTCGATGGCGTACGTCGCGCCTACCAGCGTGCCGGCGACGTCCGGACGCTGCGGCTGCACGGCGACTGCCATCCCGGCAACATCCAATGGACCGACGATGGCCCGCATTTCGTCGACTTCGACGACAGTCGCACCGGGCCTGCGGTCCAGGATTTGTGGATGCTGATGTCTGGCGACAACGTGGACATGCGTCGCCAGCTCTCGGCGCTGCTGCGAGGCTACGAGGTGTTTTGCGAATTCGATGACCGCGAACTGCATCTGGTCGAGGCGCTGCGCACGCTACGTCTGATCCACTACAGCGCCTGGATCGCCCGCCGCTGGCACGACCCCGCCTTCCCCGCTGCATTTCCTTGGTTTGGCAGCGCCCGCTACTGGCAGGACCGCATCCTGGAGCTGCGCGAGCAAGTGGCGCTGATGCAGGAGCCGCCGCTCATCTGA